The proteins below come from a single Malus sylvestris chromosome 3, drMalSylv7.2, whole genome shotgun sequence genomic window:
- the LOC126616997 gene encoding uncharacterized protein LOC126616997, giving the protein MAPFEALYGKLCCTSLCWSKVGERVLIGLKIMEETTQNIQVIKANLKAAHDRQKSIANRVYKVSDWVFLKLSSWKGVVRFGKKRKLSPRYIGPYQIVERVGEVAYRLALPLELARVHNVFHVSMLRRYVSDPSHVIHPQPLEINLDLTYDEVPVTILDWKDKVLRNKTVRMVKVLWRNQTVEEATWETEERMRDMYPRLFYGFDNS; this is encoded by the coding sequence atggcaccatttgaagCGTTGTATGGGAAACTGTGCTGTACTTCACTTTGTTGGTCCAAGGTCGGTGAACGAGTTTTAATAGGTCTTAAGATCATGGAGGAAACGACACAGAACATTCAGGTGATAAAGGctaacctgaaagcagcccaTGATCGGCAGAAGAGTATCGCCAACAGAGTTTATAAGGTTAGTGATTGGGTATTCTTGAAGTTATCGTcgtggaaaggtgttgtgcgattcggaaagaaaaggaaactcAGCCCTAGGTACATCGGACCGTACCAGATCGTTGAAcgagttggtgaagttgcttatcgACTTGCCTTGCCACTAGAGTTGGCGAGAGTGCACAATGTGTTTCATGTATCGATGCTACGGAGGTACGTTTCTGATCCGTCACACGTAATCCATCCTCAGCCACTAGAGATCAATCTAGATTTGACCTATGACGAGGTTCCAGTGACTATCCttgattggaaggataaggttctTAGAAACAAGACCGTGCGGATGGTGAAGGTTTTATGGAGGAACCAAACAGTGGAGGAAGccacttgggagacagaagagCGTATGCGAGATATGTATCCACGTCTATTTTATGGCTTTGATAATAGTTAG